From one Candidatus Limnocylindrales bacterium genomic stretch:
- a CDS encoding TIGR03668 family PPOX class F420-dependent oxidoreductase codes for MIGAGDTDALQRLAGARVGHLATASSDGRPHVVPLCFAVVSGAAYSVIDEKPKRTRTNLRRLRNIEANPRATLLVDHYEEEWKALWFVMAECDAHVVTDEREFLAALEALRSKYPQYRRMTLAFATHPMIRLRIDRLVSWQGSAD; via the coding sequence ATGATCGGCGCCGGCGATACCGACGCCCTGCAGCGCCTTGCCGGCGCACGCGTCGGTCATCTCGCCACTGCGTCGAGCGACGGCCGGCCGCACGTGGTCCCGCTGTGTTTCGCCGTCGTCAGCGGCGCCGCGTACTCGGTCATCGACGAGAAACCCAAACGCACGCGCACGAACCTGCGCCGGCTTCGCAACATCGAGGCCAATCCGCGCGCGACGCTGCTCGTCGATCACTACGAAGAAGAATGGAAAGCGCTGTGGTTCGTGATGGCCGAGTGCGATGCGCACGTCGTCACCGACGAGCGCGAGTTCCTCGCGGCACTCGAAGCGCTGCGGAGCAAATACCCGCAGTACCGCAGGATGACGCTCGCCTTCGCGACGCATCCGATGATCCGCCTGCGGATCGACCGGCTCGTCTCCTGGCAGGGCAGCGCCGACTGA
- a CDS encoding DUF1329 domain-containing protein: MEREPVKAIERRSMALLRAALPAVRVARTALLVVLLAVAMTPDVIAEEAPAEGIVPPPAGTDIETLRKLLGLPAQPETHHTPPAAPAPAPEAQAPPPVPEPQAEAPAAQPEVKTPERGKPYVKPKAVAKPVIRRAPRPVVTAEPQAPSPEPPKAEPAPAASKQEAKQEEVVMGSPQDIPAAGTVVDSSNQERWKHLLGPSIQWAVSRGATLPVVDAIPTPMESFREAATKQYSPQVELSPDGNSMRNFVAGIPFPLVTDDDPNVAIKMMFNFENRIAVDDIALRHLSCDTGRIPPGKGIEVERHYEVDSFRRIFYTGRFHVDPKPTWATPEGIRYREMLGALDEPFDLKGAGFSYIRYIDARRPDDSWLYFPQLKRVRRLSSAQRSEGVFGQDVDLDSYAGYAGNPAWSHWKYLGKKTVLGVLHSKHFPARFQDAPADFFPDDRWEPREVYILLAVSKLGGYNFGQRVLYLDRESLLIPYTEIYDLKGSLWKSLIQTWSFGRSPIINSKKQTYDYEQFYIPSLSMVDIQQNHVTRCYLPSDKSPKDEEGWYWNRGSEEGTTEQVFSVSHFIEAGH, translated from the coding sequence ATGGAACGCGAACCTGTGAAAGCCATCGAGCGCCGCTCGATGGCGCTGCTCCGCGCAGCGCTGCCGGCAGTTCGTGTGGCGCGGACTGCATTGCTCGTCGTGCTGCTCGCCGTCGCGATGACTCCTGACGTGATTGCGGAAGAAGCTCCCGCCGAAGGCATCGTCCCGCCGCCGGCCGGTACCGACATCGAAACGCTCCGCAAGCTGCTCGGCCTTCCCGCGCAGCCCGAGACGCACCATACGCCGCCGGCTGCACCTGCTCCGGCGCCCGAAGCACAGGCGCCGCCGCCGGTTCCCGAGCCGCAGGCCGAAGCGCCTGCCGCGCAGCCCGAAGTCAAAACGCCCGAGCGCGGCAAGCCGTACGTCAAGCCGAAGGCGGTCGCGAAGCCGGTCATCAGGCGCGCGCCGCGGCCGGTCGTAACAGCCGAACCGCAGGCCCCTTCCCCCGAGCCTCCGAAGGCCGAGCCTGCGCCCGCGGCATCAAAGCAGGAGGCGAAGCAGGAAGAAGTGGTCATGGGTTCGCCGCAGGACATTCCTGCTGCAGGCACCGTCGTCGACAGCTCGAACCAGGAACGATGGAAGCATCTGCTCGGCCCGTCGATCCAGTGGGCGGTTTCGCGCGGCGCGACGCTTCCCGTCGTCGACGCGATTCCGACACCGATGGAATCGTTCCGCGAGGCAGCGACGAAGCAGTACAGCCCGCAGGTCGAGCTGTCGCCCGACGGCAACTCGATGCGCAACTTCGTCGCCGGAATTCCGTTCCCGCTCGTGACCGACGACGATCCGAACGTCGCGATCAAGATGATGTTCAACTTCGAGAACCGCATTGCGGTCGACGACATCGCGCTGCGCCACCTGTCGTGCGACACCGGCCGCATTCCGCCGGGCAAGGGAATCGAAGTCGAACGGCATTACGAGGTCGATTCATTCCGCCGCATCTTTTACACGGGTCGCTTTCACGTCGACCCGAAGCCGACGTGGGCAACGCCCGAAGGCATTCGCTATCGCGAGATGCTCGGCGCGCTCGACGAGCCGTTCGACCTGAAAGGCGCGGGCTTCTCGTACATCCGCTATATCGATGCCCGCAGGCCCGACGACTCCTGGCTGTACTTCCCGCAGCTCAAGCGCGTGCGACGCCTGAGCAGCGCGCAGCGTTCCGAGGGCGTCTTCGGACAGGACGTCGATCTCGACAGCTATGCCGGCTACGCGGGAAATCCCGCGTGGAGCCACTGGAAGTATCTCGGCAAGAAGACCGTGCTCGGCGTGCTCCATTCGAAGCATTTTCCGGCCAGGTTCCAGGATGCGCCCGCGGACTTCTTCCCCGACGACCGCTGGGAGCCGCGCGAGGTGTACATCCTGCTCGCCGTCTCCAAGCTCGGCGGCTACAACTTCGGCCAGCGCGTGCTCTACCTCGACCGCGAAAGCCTGCTGATCCCGTACACCGAGATCTACGACCTCAAGGGCTCGCTGTGGAAGAGCCTCATCCAGACGTGGAGCTTCGGCAGGTCGCCGATCATCAATTCGAAAAAGCAGACGTACGACTACGAGCAGTTCTACATTCCATCGCTGTCGATGGTCGACATCCAGCAGAACCACGTGACGCGCTGCTACCTGCCGAGCGACAAATCCCCCAAGGACGAAGAAGGCTGGTACTGGAACCGGGGATCGGAAGAAGGAACGACCGAGCAGGTCTTCTCGGTTTCCCACTTCATCGAAGCAGGGCACTGA